GTACCTAATTAAACTTTTCCTATTGCCTGATTGAAAGAAAAGTATTGAAAAAATTTTCCGGGGCTATTGACAAATTAGTTTATACGTAATATAATTTATCTCGTGCCCGCGGAAAGCGTTAGCGATATGGTGGGATTAGCTTAGTTGGTTAAAGCGCCAGATTGTGACTCTGGAGACCGTGGGTTCGAGTCCCATATCTCACCCCATTATTGGGATGTAGCCAAGTGGTAAGGCACGGGACTTTGACTCCCGCATGCGCAGGTTCGAGCCCTGCCATCCCAGCCACATGATCTGCTAGCTCAGTTGGTAGAGCACCTGACTTTTAATCAGGGGGTCCGGAGTTCGAACCTCCGGCAGATCACCAAGCACTGAACCGAAAGGTTCGGTGCTTTTTTTATGCTTAATTTCTAATAATCGTACGATTTAACTTGGGTTCAGAAATAAGGAAAATTTTGTGAATGCGTTACCAGATTGATTTATGGATGGTAAACTTTTCCCCAAATGCGCTCTTAAATGGTATAATATCCGGAAAGCAAATATTCAACTTGGAGGCTAAGAATTATGACCAATCTACCTTTGCGTTCAGAAGTTCCCGTAAACGACAAATGGGACCTTACATTGTTGTACTCGGATGAAAATGCCTACCGCCAAGATATTGACGCTTTGACCGTTTTAATCAAAAAATTTTTGAGCACCCGGCCTGAATGGACGGACTATCACAATATTATTCATAATATCCCAGAATATGAAAATATATTGTCGAAGATGTATAAAATTTCCTCATATGCTCAACTTAATTTGTCGACTGATTATACAGATGAAAAACTACAGAATTTAGCTGGTGAATGTAATCTGCTCATGGATCATGCTTATACTGAGCTTGCTGCATTTGATGCATCAATAAATAATTTGAGTGTCGACGATTTGCAAGCCTGCATTAAGGAAGACGGCAAACGAGCATTTTTCTGGCGAAAAGTCTTGGAAAACAAGTCTCACACCTTGGAGCCGGCGGTGGAAAAAGCTCTGACAGCTTTGCAGCCGGCGTTGGATTTCCCGTACAATTTATATTCGCTGGTCAAGCAGACAGACCTTAATTTCCACTGCTTTACCACAGGCGGCCAAAAACTGCCGCTGGACTTCGTTACTTTTGAGAATAAATATCAATATGATCCTGATACGGAGCGTCGGCGTGCCGCATTTGCTGCTTTTAGCGAAGATTTACGCCAAGTTGGTAACACTTTTGCTTCCGCCTACAATGCAAGGGTGCAAAACGAAAAAATCATTGCCGATTTGCGCCATTACAATTCCATTTTCGACTATTTGTTGCAGAAACAGCAAGTGACTGCTGAAATGTATCATCGCCAAATCGATATTATTATGCGCGATTTAGCACCGATAATGCGTAGATATGCCAAACTTCTCAAACGTGTACATGGCTGGGACAAAATCACTTATGCCGATTTACATGTGCCGCTGGATCCAAGCTTTACGCCCTCAGTAACTCGCGAGGAAGCTAATAAGTATGTTGAATCAGCCTTAAAAATAATGGGTGAAGATTACAGTAAAGTTGTGCACAAGGCATTGACGGAACGTTGGGTGGACTTTGCTTGCAATCGAGGCAAATCTACTGGTGGTTTCTGCGCTACTCCGATTAACTGCAACTCGTTTATTTTGTTATCATGGAACAAGCAGCTAAGTGATGTTTTCACCTTAGCTCATGAATTGGGCCATGCCTTACATTTTCATTATGTCAATGAGAATCAGACTTATTTAGGTTTTGAACCGTCTGCATATCTCATTGAAGCACCTTCAACCTGCAACGAAGTCTTGTTCAGTTTCAGTCTTTTAAGCGAAAGTAATAATTTGCGATTCCGTCGTTGGGTTCTTTCGACTATGCTCAGCAACACATATTATCATAACTTCGTAACTCACTTGTTGGAGGCGGCCTTTCAGCGTAAAGTGTATTTGGCGGTTGATCGGGGCGAAAATTTAGGCTTTAATGCTTTGTGTCAGCTGATGAAAGATACACTGACCGAATTTTGGGGAGATACGGTGGAACTAACTCCGGGAGCGGAACTGACTTGGATGCGCCAACCGCATTACTACATGGGGCTTTATTCGTATACTTACAGCGCCGGGCTCACCTTAGGTACGATTATCGCCAAACGCATCTATACAGAAGGGAAAGCTGCCGTAGATGACTGGAAGACCATGCTCAAGGCGGGGGGGACATTGCCGCCGCTTGAATTGGCCAGGTTGGCAAAAGTGGATTTGTCCACTGCTCAACCGCTGGAGGAAGTTATCAATTATTTGTCTGATATAGTTGACGAACTGGAAAGTTTGACGGCGGAAATGGAATAAGTACTTTAAACGAGCATGTTTCGAGATGTGTCGTGGTTTTGTACCGAATTATTATTTAGAAAAATTTAGAAAATTTAGGAGACTGTTATGAAAGTTATTTTATTGAGTGACGTAAAAAATCTCGGCAAAGCGGATGCGATAGTTGAAGTGTCTGACGGCTATGCACGCAACTGCTTATTCAAACAAAAGTTGGCAATTGAAGCTACTTCCGCCAATATCAATTCGTATAAAATTAAGAAACAGGCCAAGCTTGCGGCAGAAAAACGTGAATTAGCCGCGGCTGAAGAAGACGGGAAAAAGTTGGCCGGTAAGACTTTCAAACTGGCGATGAAAGCAGGTGAGGGCGGCAAGCTGTACGGAGCACTGACGGCCCAGGAGGTAGCCACTTTATTGCAAAAATCCGGCTATGAAATAGATAAGAAAAACATAACCATCAACAGTGTGTTAAAGAATGTCGGCCGAACCACGGCTACGGTAAAATTGCACAGTCAGGTTAAAGTAGACATCAATATTGAGGTTGAGGCACTCTAATATGGCTGACAATAATACCGGCAAAAGCAGTTCAAGCTTGCGCGGACAGGTTTTGCCCAATAATGTCGAAGCGGAAAAATCAGTTTTGGGTTGTGCATTAGCCAACGAAAAGAATTTGAATACGATTGCCGCCAATCTGCAAGATACGGATTTCTATGAGCCACGGCATCAATTTATTTTTCGCGCTATGCTTAATTTGATGTCTCATGGCCGTCCGATTGATATCCTGACCGTATACAACGCTTTAGACGGTGACAAGTTGGCCGATAAAGTTGGCGGAATGCCTTATATTTCCGAGCTTTTAAATCAGCCTCCATTAATAAAGAACATCGATGAATACGTATCTATAGTCAAGGAAAAGTCTGCCCTGCGCCGCTTAGCCGTGAATATGAGTGAAATTATCGATCTTTGTTTGGAACAGAAAGAAAACTCGGAACTCGTGATTAATCGGGCGGCCGAGAAAATTTTTCAGATGCGTGATAGCAATGAGACTAGCGGTCTGGAGATTCTTAAATCTGTTTTAAGTCGCAAAATCGAAGATATGATGGAAAACAGGCACGGTAGCCGCTCGGTTCCGACCGGTTTTGCGTCATTAGACAGAATTACTAACGGCTTAACCAATGGTACAATGACTATCTTAGCCGCCCGACCGGGTGTAGGTAAATCATCTTTTGCGCTGAATATCGCTACCAATATAGCGGTTAATCAGCAAGGTACTGTAGCCGTATTCAGCCTGGAAATGTCCAAAGAAGAGCTGGCGACTAGAATTTTGGCCTCATTCGCAGGTATCAATTCGATGTCTTTGCAACGCAACAATATCTCATCCGGAGAAATGGCCAAGATAAGTGCGGCTGTAGTCAAACTTATGGATGCAAAATTATTCATTGATGACCGTGTTAATTGCACGCCTATGGAGATTTTGGCTAAATGTCGTCAGCTAAAACAAGAACACAGCTTAAGTTTAGTGATTGTAGATTATTTACAGTTGATGAGTTTAGGATCTGGGCGACGCAACGATAGTCGTCAGCAGGAAGTATCGGAAATTTCCCGGTCAATGAAGCTTATAGCTAAAGAACTGGATGTTCCTGTATTAGCTCTTTCTCAGTTAAGCAGAAGCAGCGAGCAGCGCAAAGATGAGGGCGGTGCACCTAAGCTGTCCGATTTACGTGAGTCCGGTTCTTTGGAACAGGATGCCGATATTGTTATGTTCATAGTGCGTAAGAATTCTCGTCCTGAGGAACAGCAAGAACAAGAAGCGGTGGAATTACATATCGCCAAAAACCGTGCGGGTGGTTTATGTAATATCAACCTCGGTTGGATACCGCGTTTCACGCGTTTTTATGATATTGAAACTGCCACTATGCAACCCCCACCGGAGGCAGTAGTGAGTCAGGACTTACCTATGCCGCCAGGTAGTAACGAGGAGCTTTACCCATTTGAATAGTATGAACAAAAATTTAGTGCTTTCACCTTTGGCCTATTCGCTATATAAGCGGGGCTTGGCGGAAAATTGGTGGGCTTTAATGGATAACTTGGTCGTCGCTTGCAGCGGTGGAGCGGATTCGTTGGCACTGTTATATGTTTTGCACGAAATAAGCACTGTCGTTAAATTTAAGCTTGAAGTTATTCATTTTAATCATGGGCTTCGGCTTGAGGCTGCGGAAGAAGCGGCTGCCGTGGAAACAATTGCCCGTAGCTTGCAGCTTCCTTTTACCCTCGGGGTATGGGACAGAGGCAATTGTGCCACGCCATCCAACTCCGTCGGTTCCAACGATTTTTTTGACGGTATTAGTGAAAACGCATCTAGGCAAGCGCGTTACGCTTTTTTTAAGCACTATTTGGCTGAAAATTGTGCATCTGAGCGCAGCTACATAGCCTTGGCTCACCATTTAGATGACCAAGCCGAGACCGTTTTTTTTCGACTGATGCGAGGCTGCGGCATTAACGGTTTGCAGGGAATGCGTAACTTCAGCGGACGATATTTTCGACCATTTCTTCAAACCCCTCAGGCTAAGCTTAAATCATATTTGATAAGTCACAATATAGCTTGGTCCGAAGACGCTTCAAACTCAGATGAAAAATTTACCAGAAATTATTTAAGGCATAGTTTATT
This is a stretch of genomic DNA from Mageeibacillus indolicus UPII9-5. It encodes these proteins:
- the pepF gene encoding oligoendopeptidase F, which produces MTNLPLRSEVPVNDKWDLTLLYSDENAYRQDIDALTVLIKKFLSTRPEWTDYHNIIHNIPEYENILSKMYKISSYAQLNLSTDYTDEKLQNLAGECNLLMDHAYTELAAFDASINNLSVDDLQACIKEDGKRAFFWRKVLENKSHTLEPAVEKALTALQPALDFPYNLYSLVKQTDLNFHCFTTGGQKLPLDFVTFENKYQYDPDTERRRAAFAAFSEDLRQVGNTFASAYNARVQNEKIIADLRHYNSIFDYLLQKQQVTAEMYHRQIDIIMRDLAPIMRRYAKLLKRVHGWDKITYADLHVPLDPSFTPSVTREEANKYVESALKIMGEDYSKVVHKALTERWVDFACNRGKSTGGFCATPINCNSFILLSWNKQLSDVFTLAHELGHALHFHYVNENQTYLGFEPSAYLIEAPSTCNEVLFSFSLLSESNNLRFRRWVLSTMLSNTYYHNFVTHLLEAAFQRKVYLAVDRGENLGFNALCQLMKDTLTEFWGDTVELTPGAELTWMRQPHYYMGLYSYTYSAGLTLGTIIAKRIYTEGKAAVDDWKTMLKAGGTLPPLELARLAKVDLSTAQPLEEVINYLSDIVDELESLTAEME
- the rplI gene encoding 50S ribosomal protein L9, which encodes MKVILLSDVKNLGKADAIVEVSDGYARNCLFKQKLAIEATSANINSYKIKKQAKLAAEKRELAAAEEDGKKLAGKTFKLAMKAGEGGKLYGALTAQEVATLLQKSGYEIDKKNITINSVLKNVGRTTATVKLHSQVKVDINIEVEAL
- the dnaB gene encoding replicative DNA helicase, whose product is MADNNTGKSSSSLRGQVLPNNVEAEKSVLGCALANEKNLNTIAANLQDTDFYEPRHQFIFRAMLNLMSHGRPIDILTVYNALDGDKLADKVGGMPYISELLNQPPLIKNIDEYVSIVKEKSALRRLAVNMSEIIDLCLEQKENSELVINRAAEKIFQMRDSNETSGLEILKSVLSRKIEDMMENRHGSRSVPTGFASLDRITNGLTNGTMTILAARPGVGKSSFALNIATNIAVNQQGTVAVFSLEMSKEELATRILASFAGINSMSLQRNNISSGEMAKISAAVVKLMDAKLFIDDRVNCTPMEILAKCRQLKQEHSLSLVIVDYLQLMSLGSGRRNDSRQQEVSEISRSMKLIAKELDVPVLALSQLSRSSEQRKDEGGAPKLSDLRESGSLEQDADIVMFIVRKNSRPEEQQEQEAVELHIAKNRAGGLCNINLGWIPRFTRFYDIETATMQPPPEAVVSQDLPMPPGSNEELYPFE